The bacterium sequence CGGTCGCCGCGATCGCGCGGCGCGGGCGGGTTTTCCTCGACACGAAGTTCCACGACATCCCCTCGGTCGTAGGGGCCGCAGTCGGCGCGGCAGCGAGACAGGGGATCGCGCTGTGCACGGTCCATGCGTCGGGCGGGACGGCGATGATGCGCGCGGCCTGGGAGGCCGCGTCCGCCGAGGCCGCTGTTGGGGGCGAACGCCTTCGGGTGATCGGCGTGACGCTGCTCACGAGCGCCGACGCGCAGACGCTCGCCGAGACCGGTGTTGGGGGGTCGCCCGCCGACGCCGTCGTCCGGCTCGCACGGCTGGCCCAGGCAGCGGGTCTCGACGGTGCGGTGACCTCGCCCCTCGAGGTCGAAGCGGTGCGGACGGCCTGCGGCCGTGAGTTCCTGTTGGTTTGTCCGGGAATCCGCCCGCTCGGTGGGCGGGAGGATGACCAACGACGCGTGCGCGCGGCCGGCGCCGCCGTCGCGGCGGGCGCCGACATGCTGGTCGTCGGACGTCCGATCACCCGGGCCTCGGATCCGAGACGGGTCGCGGAGGAGATTCTTTGCGAGATCGGGGAAGCGGCGGCGAACGTGCAGCTCCCAAACTAGACCTCGCTGGCTTCGACAGCTGAGACGGTCTGGGGCGGAGGTGGCATGACTGCTAGAAGTGGAGCGGGCCGTCCCACACAAGAACGGTGAACTGTCCCACGCCTTGATAGACATGACTCGGTCGGCCAAATGTCTGCGTGGCAATGGTCAAGGTCACACCGCTATCTCGATCCCACTGCGAGCTGGGGTCAAAGACCAGGAAGTTTGCAGGATGAGTAGCTGAGTACCACGTGTTCTTCGACATCCAGTTGTACGGGGAGATGCGCCATCCTGAGGACGGTACGTCCGACGGCACCAGCCCGGGTTGGTTGATCTTCGTCGATACCACGGGCCGTACCATCACACGGCCTTGGGATTCCACCGTCACGAGCGAAGCTTCCCAGTAGCCCCCGTATCCGTAGTGCAGCCCGTGAGCTGCAAGCCATC is a genomic window containing:
- the pyrF gene encoding orotidine-5'-phosphate decarboxylase, coding for MDPRDRLIVALDMPSLADAEGLADGLRGVVRWFKIGSHLFTTAGPDAVAAIARRGRVFLDTKFHDIPSVVGAAVGAAARQGIALCTVHASGGTAMMRAAWEAASAEAAVGGERLRVIGVTLLTSADAQTLAETGVGGSPADAVVRLARLAQAAGLDGAVTSPLEVEAVRTACGREFLLVCPGIRPLGGREDDQRRVRAAGAAVAAGADMLVVGRPITRASDPRRVAEEILCEIGEAAANVQLPN